From Planctomycetota bacterium, the proteins below share one genomic window:
- a CDS encoding NAD(P)-binding protein gives MLPNTAVIGAGLAGLTFANRFVAHGGSVSVFDKGRGPGGRTSQRRVDVDHDGDVSLRRFHHGAQYFTASSNAFAQALEIWQERGLVAPYIGKVARIRNGEVVDAPERRRYVGTPGMNEPAKYLATNIDVRTRRKLIKLERRAGEKSDRWYLHFENGRCVGGFDLVVFTSPPVQTVELLEDHPIAAPVVEKLGEVHLRPQWAGMFAYAGEPDVPFDAAMVETHPIAGWLMATPGRRDAWTLLASHEWSEANLERDKADVANDLAAAAKDLLGLNPIYKAAHRWRYSRCDKPLGEPFVFDEAAGLAACGDWCLGDKAEHAHLSGRALADHVDGQPAL, from the coding sequence GTGCTCCCAAACACCGCCGTCATCGGGGCCGGCCTCGCCGGATTGACCTTCGCCAACCGCTTCGTGGCCCACGGCGGCAGTGTCAGTGTCTTCGACAAGGGGCGCGGCCCGGGCGGACGCACCAGCCAACGCCGCGTCGATGTCGACCATGACGGCGACGTGAGCCTGCGTCGTTTCCACCACGGGGCACAGTACTTCACCGCGTCCTCGAACGCTTTCGCCCAAGCATTGGAAATCTGGCAGGAGCGTGGCTTGGTTGCGCCCTACATCGGCAAGGTCGCCCGCATTCGCAACGGCGAAGTCGTCGACGCACCCGAGCGCCGTCGGTACGTCGGCACGCCCGGCATGAACGAGCCGGCCAAGTATCTCGCCACCAACATCGACGTTCGCACCCGTCGCAAGCTCATCAAGCTCGAACGCCGTGCCGGTGAGAAGAGCGATCGCTGGTACCTGCATTTCGAGAACGGGCGTTGCGTCGGCGGCTTCGATCTGGTCGTCTTCACCAGCCCGCCGGTGCAGACCGTCGAGCTACTCGAGGACCACCCGATCGCCGCGCCGGTGGTGGAAAAGCTCGGCGAGGTTCACCTTCGGCCGCAATGGGCGGGGATGTTCGCCTACGCCGGCGAACCGGACGTCCCGTTCGATGCCGCCATGGTCGAAACCCACCCGATCGCGGGCTGGCTCATGGCCACCCCCGGCCGTCGTGATGCGTGGACGTTGCTCGCGAGTCACGAATGGTCCGAGGCCAACCTCGAACGCGACAAAGCCGACGTCGCCAACGATCTCGCCGCTGCCGCCAAGGACCTGCTCGGGCTTAATCCGATCTACAAGGCCGCGCACCGCTGGCGATACAGCCGTTGCGACAAACCGTTGGGCGAGCCGTTCGTGTTCGACGAAGCCGCCGGCCTCGCCGCCTGCGGCGACTGGTGCCTCGGCGACAAAGCCGAACACGCCCACCTCAGCGGTCGAGCACTAGCCGACCACGTGGACGGTCAGCCGGCGCTTTGA
- a CDS encoding class I SAM-dependent methyltransferase, producing MHLATGIPTLDGLAELQRSPLYDAHTASNQAFLDKHGPALKDYGDYWGQHPFKMWSRRWEYPFAGSRVMEYAESIGRTDLKILDAGSGVTYLPYMLIDNLDGAEVLAVDNDESYIPMFAAINEARGNERVSFKPAMLQDLPLEGDSLDVVMCVSVLEHTDRYDTILTEFRRVLKPGGALVLTFDLSLDGKFNLKREAATALLDFVSEHFEPEADVKPLLEQWGQPGTMTTDHVDKTEPELLPWRYPRFVHAVHDMVKGRGWTGGFRSKSVFCLAARKPTS from the coding sequence ATGCACCTCGCAACCGGCATCCCGACCCTCGACGGCCTCGCCGAGCTTCAGCGCTCGCCGCTCTACGACGCCCACACCGCCTCCAACCAGGCGTTTCTCGACAAACACGGCCCCGCGCTCAAGGACTACGGCGACTACTGGGGCCAACACCCTTTCAAGATGTGGTCGCGGCGTTGGGAGTACCCTTTCGCCGGCAGTCGCGTGATGGAGTATGCCGAGTCGATCGGGCGAACGGACCTGAAGATCCTCGACGCCGGCAGCGGCGTGACGTACCTGCCGTACATGCTCATCGACAACCTCGACGGTGCCGAAGTCCTCGCGGTCGACAACGACGAGAGCTACATCCCGATGTTCGCGGCGATCAACGAGGCCCGTGGCAACGAGCGCGTCTCGTTCAAGCCGGCGATGCTTCAAGACCTGCCGCTCGAAGGCGACTCGCTTGATGTGGTCATGTGCGTCAGCGTTCTCGAGCACACCGACCGGTACGACACGATCCTCACGGAGTTTCGCCGCGTGCTCAAACCCGGCGGAGCGTTGGTGCTGACGTTCGACCTATCGCTCGACGGGAAGTTCAACCTGAAGCGTGAAGCGGCGACGGCGCTACTCGACTTCGTCAGCGAACACTTCGAGCCGGAAGCGGACGTGAAGCCGCTACTCGAACAATGGGGCCAACCGGGCACGATGACGACGGATCATGTGGACAAGACCGAGCCCGAGCTTCTGCCGTGGCGCTACCCGCGGTTCGTACACGCGGTGCATGACATGGTGAAAGGTCGCGGCTGGACCGGCGGGTTCCGTAGCAAGAGTGTTTTCTGTCTTGCCGCGCGCAAGCCGACTTCGTGA
- a CDS encoding glycosyltransferase family 9 protein: MTADRRTFLIPVMAGIGNALMAQPMVRQLGEAFPESVIHIVSRLRPMLDVFDGLPGVAGLHHVSIKPKHAFATIKAFRGIGADVCIVPFPSNRWQYPLMARAGRPKTIITHRYPVGRFAALGLLGGTKIDPIPDAHDVANNNALLRPLGIEPDDTIAPRWDVTEAQDAAAIELLGDLADARPTIVHAGCGNTVLAKAKRWPVAKFAALVDALQRPVVLFEGPDECGVADEILAHTDARPKITRVTGPLGHTAALLQRCGRYVGTDSGIAHLAAAVGTPPVTLFGPADPDRVAPFGHRHRVVQPRTGRFPDAPYPLQRTKPHPGDPDAIKSIEVEDVLAKLEQTRV, translated from the coding sequence GTGACGGCCGACCGACGCACATTCCTGATCCCCGTCATGGCCGGCATCGGCAACGCGCTCATGGCCCAGCCGATGGTGCGGCAACTGGGCGAAGCGTTTCCCGAATCGGTGATCCACATCGTGTCGCGCTTGCGGCCGATGCTTGACGTGTTCGACGGGCTACCGGGCGTGGCCGGATTGCATCACGTCTCGATCAAGCCGAAGCACGCCTTTGCAACGATCAAGGCGTTTCGCGGCATCGGGGCCGACGTGTGCATCGTGCCGTTCCCGAGCAACCGCTGGCAGTACCCGCTCATGGCCCGCGCTGGTCGGCCGAAGACGATCATTACGCACCGCTATCCGGTCGGCCGGTTCGCCGCGCTGGGGCTACTCGGCGGAACCAAAATCGACCCGATCCCCGACGCGCATGACGTGGCGAACAACAACGCCCTGCTCCGCCCGCTCGGCATCGAGCCGGACGACACGATCGCTCCGCGGTGGGATGTCACCGAAGCGCAAGACGCCGCGGCGATCGAACTGCTCGGCGACCTCGCCGACGCGCGGCCGACGATCGTCCACGCCGGTTGCGGCAACACCGTGCTCGCCAAGGCCAAGCGTTGGCCCGTCGCCAAATTCGCGGCGTTGGTCGACGCGCTCCAAAGGCCGGTCGTGCTGTTCGAAGGGCCGGATGAATGCGGCGTCGCCGACGAGATCCTCGCCCACACCGACGCACGCCCGAAGATCACGCGCGTCACCGGCCCGCTCGGCCACACCGCAGCGCTACTCCAACGCTGCGGCCGATACGTCGGCACCGACTCGGGCATCGCCCACCTCGCCGCCGCCGTCGGCACGCCGCCGGTCACCCTCTTCGGCCCCGCCGACCCCGACCGCGTCGCCCCCTTCGGCCACCGCCACCGCGTCGTCCAACCCCGCACCGGCCGATTCCCCGACGCCCCCTACCCGCTCCAAAGAACCAAGCCCCACCCCGGCGACCCCGACGCGATCAAGTCGATCGAAGTCGAGGACGTGCTGGCCAAGCTCGAACAAACGCGGGTGTAA
- a CDS encoding MBL fold metallo-hydrolase has product MAGKRSRPAAETFNRALAIAEKAGLAIQSAIAKAGLTAASGDFAAALRELDPVRDGNVSVPRALGLALAGTIGIRQGDARAALSASSEAFDTPGLDAVDKSACLRLRGVAKTELDPPEVDGAISDFMAVLEMSDAPAEQRADALISRGVAKTKLDPPDLNGAISDWTAVLEMSGALAEQRAIALRNCGLGKTKLDPPDLNGAISDYDGVLEMPDAPAEQRALAHWDLGLLRDDAESFQHAASLFREIGQTRNASLMESLARTANMRSSERRAEDAAQLAQSGPTSSTLETAILQKIEGAEGTQYERYADRDVDDYLERDHFATLRGWSSTSPILGDDEDCLGGGYFFRWCGRGIVLDPGHHFLRNFHEAGYQARLIHAVVVSHNHGDHNQDLKPLDDLMYEMRRATGKDPGETYSYTLAWDADTRDTKPFESTVESRKEIALDLDREEQGSDPTVRLRVPHEVDAKVRPWKVDHGSDVPRATGLRVTLLDDEDKPACVVGYTADTAFFPELGEEKRLGGCDLLIAHISQPDKREFIDSDFPKPSHLGYNGVVKLLQLPGINPKLTILGEFWPGIVDLRLDLAKALRERTGNPRILPSSIGMRLDLPTLRVHCTKCDKPTPCEQITVAPAASSLGPLSYICNACRL; this is encoded by the coding sequence TTGGCCGGTAAACGATCGAGGCCGGCGGCCGAGACGTTCAATCGCGCGTTGGCGATTGCCGAGAAGGCCGGATTGGCGATTCAGTCGGCGATCGCCAAGGCCGGTTTAACCGCCGCTTCGGGCGACTTCGCCGCTGCCCTTCGTGAACTTGATCCGGTCCGCGATGGCAATGTGTCTGTGCCGCGAGCACTCGGTCTGGCACTGGCCGGCACCATTGGCATTCGTCAAGGCGACGCCCGTGCCGCTCTTTCGGCATCCAGCGAAGCCTTTGATACACCCGGACTCGATGCCGTGGACAAGTCGGCGTGTTTGCGTCTGCGTGGTGTCGCTAAGACGGAACTCGATCCGCCGGAGGTGGATGGTGCGATCAGCGATTTCATGGCGGTATTGGAGATGTCCGACGCTCCGGCCGAGCAGCGGGCCGATGCGCTGATCAGCCGCGGTGTCGCCAAGACGAAACTCGATCCGCCGGACCTAAATGGTGCGATCAGCGATTGGACGGCGGTGTTGGAGATGTCCGGCGCTCTGGCCGAGCAGCGGGCCATAGCTCTACGCAACTGCGGTCTCGGCAAAACGAAACTCGACCCGCCGGACTTAAATGGTGCGATCAGTGACTACGACGGGGTGTTGGAGATGCCCGACGCTCCGGCCGAGCAGCGAGCTTTGGCTCACTGGGATCTTGGGTTGTTACGCGATGACGCGGAGTCATTTCAGCATGCGGCGTCACTGTTCCGTGAGATTGGACAAACACGGAACGCATCCCTCATGGAATCACTGGCCCGCACGGCCAACATGCGGTCCAGTGAGCGGAGGGCCGAAGACGCTGCTCAGCTTGCGCAATCCGGGCCAACGAGTTCGACGTTGGAAACGGCGATTCTCCAGAAGATTGAGGGCGCGGAGGGTACGCAGTATGAGCGATATGCGGACCGTGACGTCGATGACTATCTGGAGCGTGACCATTTCGCGACGCTGCGCGGTTGGAGTTCGACGTCGCCGATTCTCGGTGACGACGAAGACTGTCTCGGCGGAGGCTACTTCTTCCGCTGGTGTGGGCGGGGGATTGTGCTCGATCCCGGCCATCACTTTCTGCGGAACTTTCACGAGGCCGGCTATCAGGCGCGGCTGATCCACGCAGTGGTCGTCAGCCACAACCACGGCGACCACAACCAGGACCTCAAGCCACTCGATGACCTGATGTACGAGATGCGTCGGGCGACTGGAAAGGATCCGGGCGAAACCTATAGCTACACGCTCGCTTGGGACGCGGATACGAGAGACACGAAGCCGTTCGAAAGCACGGTCGAATCAAGAAAAGAGATCGCGCTCGACCTCGACCGTGAGGAACAGGGCAGCGATCCCACGGTTCGACTGCGCGTCCCCCACGAGGTCGACGCGAAAGTACGCCCGTGGAAGGTGGATCATGGTTCGGACGTACCAAGGGCGACCGGGCTGCGCGTTACGTTGTTGGATGACGAAGACAAGCCAGCGTGTGTCGTCGGGTACACGGCCGATACGGCGTTCTTCCCTGAGCTTGGCGAGGAGAAACGCCTCGGTGGCTGCGACCTGTTGATCGCCCACATCAGTCAGCCGGACAAACGTGAGTTCATTGATTCGGATTTCCCCAAGCCGTCGCACCTTGGCTACAACGGCGTTGTCAAGCTGCTCCAACTGCCGGGGATCAACCCGAAGCTGACGATCCTCGGGGAGTTCTGGCCGGGCATCGTCGACCTGCGGCTCGACCTCGCCAAGGCTTTGCGTGAACGCACGGGCAACCCGCGGATTTTGCCGTCGTCGATCGGCATGCGGCTGGACCTGCCGACGCTGCGCGTGCATTGCACCAAATGCGATAAGCCGACGCCCTGTGAGCAGATCACCGTTGCACCGGCCGCGTCTTCACTCGGCCCGTTGAGCTATATCTGCAACGCTTGCCGGTTGTAG
- a CDS encoding SDR family oxidoreductase has protein sequence MSHPTYDFAGKHVLITGGSRGIGATIVRHFTKAGATVLFNYGRSADEANALAAETGAHAVQADLATQAGVEAVAAAVGEKFGGKLDVLVNNAGVFLPTPLGQADPDVVRRQNAINVEAVIGLTHALAPHIPDGGRIINFGSVLGDAVPFPGISEYSATKAYVQTVSRGWARDLGSRNITVNTVQPGPIDTEMNPDSSENPAASGQIAKTALARYGKPDEIAPAVLFLASDAASYITGAVLNIDGGFNA, from the coding sequence ATGTCTCACCCCACCTACGACTTTGCCGGCAAGCACGTCCTGATCACCGGCGGCTCGCGCGGCATCGGTGCCACGATCGTCCGCCACTTCACCAAGGCGGGCGCGACCGTCTTGTTCAACTACGGCCGCAGCGCCGACGAGGCCAACGCGCTCGCCGCCGAAACCGGCGCCCATGCGGTGCAAGCCGATCTGGCGACTCAAGCCGGCGTCGAGGCCGTTGCCGCGGCGGTCGGCGAGAAGTTCGGCGGCAAGCTGGACGTGTTGGTCAACAACGCGGGCGTCTTCCTTCCGACCCCGCTCGGGCAGGCCGACCCTGACGTCGTCCGGCGTCAGAACGCCATCAACGTCGAGGCCGTCATCGGCCTGACTCACGCGCTGGCTCCGCACATTCCCGACGGCGGGCGGATCATCAACTTCGGCAGCGTGCTCGGTGATGCCGTGCCGTTCCCCGGCATCTCGGAGTATTCGGCAACCAAGGCGTACGTGCAGACGGTCTCGCGCGGCTGGGCCCGCGACCTCGGCTCCCGCAACATCACCGTCAACACCGTTCAGCCCGGCCCGATTGACACCGAGATGAACCCCGACTCCTCGGAGAACCCTGCCGCGTCCGGCCAGATCGCTAAGACCGCCCTGGCCCGCTACGGCAAGCCCGACGAAATCGCCCCGGCCGTGCTGTTCCTCGCCAGCGACGCCGCGAGCTATATCACGGGCGCGGTGCTGAACATCGACGGCGGCTTCAACGCGTGA
- a CDS encoding TetR/AcrR family transcriptional regulator: MAQTSAPRGRPRGFCRDDALDTALRLFWDRGYEQISIADLTEAIGVNRPSFYAAFTDKPTLYAEALARYAGGFYGAGKVAAALTDIDDPREAIRTFFARQAKTFVNTPVPGCMVIRNRTDCRNADIAAKLNEQTANVKKLLRKRLKQIDLPAGDTVEQWVDHTYGLLVSMTAAARDGASEARLKKMAELGLRPLIG; this comes from the coding sequence ATGGCTCAAACATCCGCACCACGCGGCCGACCACGCGGCTTCTGTCGCGATGACGCCCTCGACACCGCCTTGCGACTCTTCTGGGACCGGGGGTACGAGCAGATCTCCATCGCCGATCTCACCGAGGCGATAGGGGTGAATCGCCCGAGCTTCTACGCCGCCTTCACCGACAAGCCCACGCTCTACGCCGAGGCATTGGCGCGCTATGCCGGGGGCTTCTACGGGGCCGGCAAGGTTGCCGCCGCGCTGACCGACATCGACGATCCGCGGGAGGCAATCCGCACGTTCTTCGCCCGCCAGGCCAAGACATTCGTCAACACGCCTGTCCCTGGTTGCATGGTCATTCGCAACCGCACCGATTGCCGCAACGCCGACATCGCCGCGAAGCTCAACGAGCAGACGGCCAACGTGAAGAAGCTACTCCGCAAACGCCTCAAGCAAATCGACCTGCCTGCCGGCGACACCGTCGAGCAGTGGGTCGATCACACCTACGGCCTGCTCGTCAGCATGACCGCCGCCGCACGTGACGGAGCGAGTGAAGCTCGGCTGAAGAAAATGGCCGAGCTCGGCCTGCGCCCGCTCATCGGTTGA
- a CDS encoding NAD(P)/FAD-dependent oxidoreductase gives MAPTGTAQRKRIVILGGGFAGAYCAQKLDRLLCDEVDVILMDRNNYMIFYPLLVEAGTGGVKADHALVGLRNFVPRSTFIQANFDAIDTDTQTVSYTIVGEEQQLTMSYDHLVVAIGTKTLTPPVPGLEEYAFEMQSLAHAIGLRDRAIRLLEQANAIDDDAKRKKLLHWVIVGGGFTGIETAGEFHQYLQNASDNYPNVSRDDIKVTIVNRGDRLLKFLDPKLSAYTQRHLTERGLRVMINEEIAEIHADHAVTKNSGERLDTSTVVWCAGVQANPIAEQFGLPTKRGYILCERDLKVQGFDNVWGLGDGAVNPGPDGDAYPTTAQAALGMGVDCAKNIARSLSGEPTQPCDLTDKGTLAAFGHGDAVAQAMGLRLTGWTAWFMWRTVYLMKMPGFSRKLRIAADWTLALFTRRDYVEMGFYKLLNR, from the coding sequence ATGGCCCCGACCGGAACAGCCCAACGTAAACGCATCGTCATCCTCGGCGGCGGCTTCGCCGGGGCGTACTGCGCGCAGAAGCTCGACCGACTCCTTTGCGACGAGGTCGACGTGATCCTGATGGATCGCAACAACTACATGATCTTCTACCCGCTGCTGGTCGAGGCCGGCACCGGCGGCGTGAAGGCCGACCACGCCTTGGTCGGCCTACGCAACTTTGTCCCGCGCTCCACCTTCATCCAGGCCAACTTCGACGCCATCGACACCGACACGCAAACCGTCAGCTACACCATCGTCGGCGAGGAGCAACAGCTCACCATGAGCTACGACCACCTCGTCGTCGCCATCGGCACGAAGACGCTCACGCCGCCGGTGCCCGGGCTCGAGGAGTACGCCTTCGAGATGCAGAGCCTCGCCCACGCGATCGGCCTGCGCGACCGCGCCATCCGCCTGCTCGAACAGGCCAACGCCATCGACGACGACGCCAAGCGGAAGAAGCTGCTGCACTGGGTCATCGTCGGCGGCGGCTTCACCGGGATCGAGACCGCCGGCGAGTTCCACCAGTACCTGCAGAACGCGTCGGACAACTACCCCAACGTCAGCCGCGACGACATCAAGGTCACCATCGTCAACCGTGGCGACCGCCTGCTCAAGTTCCTCGACCCCAAGCTCTCGGCGTACACGCAGCGCCACCTCACCGAGCGCGGCCTTCGGGTCATGATCAACGAGGAGATCGCCGAGATCCACGCCGACCACGCCGTCACCAAGAACAGCGGTGAACGCCTCGACACCAGCACGGTCGTCTGGTGTGCCGGCGTGCAGGCCAACCCGATCGCCGAGCAGTTCGGCCTTCCGACCAAGCGTGGCTACATCCTCTGCGAGCGCGATCTCAAGGTGCAAGGCTTCGACAACGTCTGGGGCCTGGGCGACGGCGCGGTCAACCCCGGCCCCGATGGCGACGCCTACCCGACGACGGCCCAAGCCGCGCTCGGCATGGGCGTCGACTGCGCCAAGAACATCGCCCGCAGCCTGAGCGGCGAGCCGACCCAACCGTGCGACCTGACGGACAAGGGCACCCTCGCCGCCTTCGGCCACGGCGACGCCGTCGCCCAGGCAATGGGCCTGCGCCTCACCGGCTGGACCGCATGGTTCATGTGGCGGACGGTCTACCTGATGAAGATGCCCGGCTTCAGCCGCAAACTCCGCATCGCCGCCGACTGGACCCTCGCGTTGTTCACACGACGCGACTACGTCGAGATGGGCTTCTACAAGCTGCTCAACCGATGA
- a CDS encoding VOC family protein has protein sequence MNTNPVVWFEIYVQDMDRAKAFYEKVLGKTLDKLDSPDPSMLMYNFPMDEKGAGAAGALCKMGDVPSGPGGTMVYFHCDDVANEIGRVAEAGGVVKQEKMSIGPYGFIAMALDTEGNMIGFHSQA, from the coding sequence ATGAACACCAACCCCGTCGTCTGGTTCGAGATCTACGTGCAGGACATGGACCGTGCCAAAGCGTTCTACGAGAAGGTTCTGGGCAAGACACTCGACAAACTCGATTCGCCTGATCCGAGCATGCTGATGTACAACTTCCCGATGGACGAGAAGGGGGCGGGGGCGGCGGGTGCTTTGTGCAAGATGGGTGACGTGCCCTCGGGTCCGGGCGGGACGATGGTTTATTTCCATTGCGACGACGTCGCGAACGAGATCGGCCGTGTCGCCGAGGCTGGCGGTGTCGTGAAACAGGAGAAGATGTCCATCGGCCCGTACGGCTTCATCGCCATGGCCCTCGACACCGAGGGCAACATGATCGGCTTCCACTCGCAGGCGTAA
- a CDS encoding ATP-binding protein, translating to MSEQAATILTPNDAAVLILAVLLHDAAMHIDRDGFRRLVEGKVEVPTVPGFDEPDWPMLWDEFITFTVRRWDDRKLADVYGVTDGGAPRVSAVHNPIDRYDDLTESDRRTIGDFLRIHHPRLAHEFALAGVPVGPSELVKPGDGFTQEQVNLAGHIARSHGGSLRHHVDLLEMKYGRNHRHNPAGVFVPYLMALLRVADYIQIQADRSTAEARFGMLRSPLSRREHDAHQSVVDISTTGNDPEAIDVQARPRTVDVFLHLKNWLAGIQRELDDCWAVLGETYGNIAGLRDLGFSYRRIRSNLDDAEHFKAQTGIDYVPERIELDVARAELLRLLIRPLYGNQPSVGVRELLQNAIDAVRERKRLADDRDEAPDLPEYDIEGEVEVRLHDRRADGTTTLEVTDRGVGMTLETIRDYFLRVGASYRESPAWQKAFEKGEEPGTGSTVDRTGRFGIGVLAAFLLGNRITVETRHVNSSVGYRFETTLAEGSVEIKEVEDLEIGSKITAEVDRQAGESLCSYAPGWIRWYFDDGPIVKMYFESRCLFDSEQDRCRIAESKNVVEEADRTGLGEIGKICWARGGGGLYVNSIEVCNPGVKTLFENDDGIGRLVNMQLPTVWVYDPNAKLPIDLQRYRMHDQDDRLKDAVARSALRKEYEGWLAILGRDSSVFAPEGFAYAEVQRILQGNRCLDYSWDHHQSDSSDALADTFSPYLVTSRGRMPLELELLVDAGVENVFLAGFSSKWVGLRIADLPRNGNAALIIAWLGASAVEQVKYLRMLVDERRGFTSASSDLPVLGFRMIINDSLFKHAFARNRLSASYRRRMEVRQLQSGLYLVEHGDVADDEQSLVQMQTDLERQPDVQQHLLWIAELNLATLETETESIVASVWRDVVGAPTFEEAVARRK from the coding sequence ATGTCCGAACAGGCCGCGACGATCCTGACGCCAAACGACGCGGCCGTCCTTATCCTTGCCGTCCTGCTGCACGACGCGGCGATGCACATCGATCGGGACGGCTTCCGCCGTTTGGTCGAGGGAAAAGTCGAGGTGCCCACGGTGCCTGGTTTCGACGAGCCGGACTGGCCGATGCTTTGGGACGAGTTCATCACCTTCACCGTGCGGCGGTGGGACGATCGGAAGCTGGCCGACGTCTACGGCGTGACCGACGGCGGCGCTCCGCGCGTCTCGGCGGTCCACAACCCGATCGATCGCTACGACGACCTCACCGAGTCGGACCGCCGCACCATCGGCGACTTTCTCCGCATCCACCACCCAAGACTCGCCCACGAGTTCGCGCTGGCCGGCGTCCCCGTCGGTCCGTCCGAACTCGTCAAGCCCGGCGACGGGTTCACGCAGGAGCAGGTCAACCTCGCCGGCCACATCGCCCGCAGCCACGGCGGCAGCCTTCGTCACCACGTGGACCTGCTCGAAATGAAGTATGGCAGGAATCACCGCCACAACCCCGCCGGCGTCTTCGTCCCGTACCTCATGGCCCTGCTCCGCGTCGCGGACTACATCCAGATCCAGGCCGATCGCTCCACCGCCGAGGCGCGCTTCGGCATGCTCCGCAGCCCGCTCTCCCGCCGCGAACACGACGCCCACCAAAGCGTCGTCGACATCTCCACCACCGGCAACGACCCCGAAGCGATCGACGTCCAGGCTCGACCGCGGACCGTCGACGTGTTCCTGCACCTGAAGAACTGGCTCGCCGGCATTCAGCGGGAGTTGGACGACTGTTGGGCGGTGCTCGGGGAAACCTACGGCAACATTGCGGGCTTGCGCGACCTCGGCTTCAGCTACCGTCGCATCCGCTCCAACCTCGACGACGCAGAGCACTTCAAAGCTCAGACTGGCATCGACTACGTCCCCGAGCGGATCGAACTCGACGTCGCCCGCGCCGAACTGCTCCGGCTGCTCATCCGCCCGCTCTACGGCAACCAGCCTAGTGTCGGCGTTCGCGAGCTGCTCCAGAACGCCATCGACGCCGTCCGCGAACGTAAGCGCCTCGCCGACGATCGCGACGAAGCGCCGGACCTGCCCGAGTATGACATCGAAGGCGAGGTCGAAGTCCGCCTACACGATCGCCGTGCTGATGGCACCACCACGCTCGAAGTCACCGATCGCGGCGTCGGGATGACGCTCGAAACCATCCGCGACTACTTCCTGCGGGTCGGTGCGTCCTACAGAGAGAGCCCGGCTTGGCAGAAGGCGTTCGAGAAGGGCGAGGAGCCCGGCACCGGCTCAACGGTCGACCGCACCGGCCGCTTCGGCATCGGCGTCCTCGCGGCGTTTCTGCTGGGGAATCGGATCACCGTGGAGACGCGGCATGTAAACAGCTCGGTCGGCTACCGCTTCGAGACTACCTTGGCAGAAGGTTCTGTAGAAATAAAGGAAGTGGAGGATCTTGAGATTGGATCGAAGATCACAGCAGAAGTCGATCGGCAGGCGGGGGAATCTCTTTGTAGTTACGCCCCTGGCTGGATCCGCTGGTACTTTGACGATGGGCCGATTGTAAAAATGTACTTTGAATCTCGTTGCCTATTCGATTCCGAGCAGGATCGGTGCCGCATTGCCGAATCGAAAAACGTTGTTGAAGAAGCCGATCGAACAGGGCTTGGCGAGATCGGTAAGATCTGTTGGGCGAGAGGTGGTGGAGGCCTATACGTCAACAGTATAGAGGTATGCAATCCAGGCGTGAAGACCCTTTTTGAGAATGACGATGGGATTGGGCGTCTTGTTAACATGCAGCTTCCAACCGTTTGGGTGTATGACCCGAACGCGAAGCTTCCCATTGATCTTCAGCGATACCGCATGCATGATCAGGATGATCGATTAAAAGATGCAGTTGCAAGGTCAGCACTGCGAAAAGAGTATGAAGGCTGGCTTGCAATCCTCGGTCGGGATTCGTCGGTGTTTGCACCCGAAGGCTTTGCGTATGCAGAGGTTCAGAGAATTTTGCAAGGCAACAGGTGTCTTGACTATTCTTGGGATCATCATCAATCAGATAGTAGTGACGCACTTGCCGACACGTTTTCGCCGTACCTCGTGACCAGTAGAGGCAGGATGCCGCTTGAACTGGAGTTGCTGGTAGACGCCGGTGTGGAGAATGTATTCTTGGCTGGATTTAGCAGCAAGTGGGTTGGTTTGCGAATTGCTGATTTGCCTAGGAATGGTAATGCTGCCCTAATTATTGCGTGGCTTGGCGCGTCTGCTGTTGAGCAGGTCAAGTATCTGCGTATGCTCGTAGATGAGCGTCGTGGATTCACATCGGCTTCGAGCGACTTGCCCGTTCTTGGCTTTCGGATGATTATCAACGACAGCTTGTTCAAGCACGCGTTCGCGCGAAATCGACTTAGCGCATCCTATCGTCGGAGAATGGAAGTGCGCCAGCTTCAGTCTGGTCTCTATTTAGTCGAACATGGTGATGTTGCCGATGACGAGCAGTCTTTGGTTCAGATGCAAACTGATCTGGAAAGGCAACCGGATGTGCAACAACATCTGCTGTGGATCGCCGAGCTGAATCTCGCGACGCTTGAAACGGAGACCGAGTCGATCGTCGCGTCCGTGTGGCGTGACGTCGTCGGGGCGCCGACGTTCGAGGAGGCGGTCGCGAGGCGTAAGTGA